The Brachypodium distachyon strain Bd21 chromosome 4, Brachypodium_distachyon_v3.0, whole genome shotgun sequence nucleotide sequence CTCGAGTTGAAATGTACTCCACCTTGCTTTCCTTTGGTCCTTTTAGATATACAATTGTAATGAAAATTAACCAGTTACATAATCCAGAAAGACTGTATATGACTATTAAGAATTCCTATCAAGAATTCCTATCTGGTGAATGAGCAACTTCATCAAGCCGACTTCTTGCCACCGAAGAGGAGATTCAAACTGTAGGCGTTGCCTTTCTTTGCGGCTGCATCCACACGCTTTGCACCAAtctgaaaaacaaataaacGGTGATTATGGTCAGTCATAAGATggttgatagatttttttagaacagaAGGGAAAACTCTGAGGAACACATTGCAAAAACCAAAATCTTAttgaaaaatcaaacaaagaCAAACCAATTTTGTTTAATCTCAAATATTTCAGAAAAGTAAAGGGAAAaatagattatttttttatttctgaaaTGTTATTGCTTCTACAAACACAAAGAATTGCCAAAAACACTAAGCATTGAAGTTGAATTCTTTGCATTCATATGACTCGACgtatttgtgttttttctccaAATTCCTGATTTCCAAAATATTTCTGGGTTTTTAAGCAATTTTGTGATTTTCAAAATTCCAGAATCTAAATTTCCTTTAGACAATGTATGTGTCCAATATGTTGACTGGGGTTCAAAACCACCGCCACATCACCAAAAACTGCCCTGCAATAGTTTAAGACCCCAGTTGGAAGTTGGAACAGAGGAAATGTGGATTGAAATGCTATGGAACAAAGGAATTGGATGTGCCCCTTTAGAAAAATGGAATGGCTCTCAAATTCTATAGAATATGGTGGAGGAAATTAAACATTTGCCCAAAGCTCAATGAAATTTTCCTATTAGAAGTCCAAGGCAATAACTCTCTTTCTCCCATATCATCCTTCAAGTGATGCTTGCCTCCAAAAATTCCTTTATTTTTATATCCTATATTCCAAATGGCTTCTCTTTTCCGTTCCTGCTCCTGTGCTATTTATCCAATGGCCACTCCGATCCATATGTTTTTCATGTTCCTGCCTTGTGTTCCGAATGGGCCCTATACTCTAACAACAGTTGGGGGATGAAAAGTGATTTTTTACTATTTCGGAGTTGAAGTATGACATCATGAAGTACTTTCAACATAAATGTGTCTTTCATTTTGGTGTAACCAGAGCTGGATATTTGAGATGTTAAAAATAATGTTTGTCCACATGTTTTGTGACAGGAGggaacaaatactgtttcaccAGTAACGTAAAGAAGCAAAAATGCTATAGTAGATATGATCCAGGATATACCTTGTCCATAAGCCAGTAACCAATTGTTGGCATGTATTGCACCAAGTACATAACAGCCAGCACAGGCTGCAAAGGAAGTCAGCAAAAATCCACATTTAAGATGCAACATAAATACAGAATGGAAAATATTGGACTATATGCATAGTGGAAAcataaaataatttctttaGTGTTATATACACTTTCTAGAATCAACAGTGCAGTAGTGCACAACATTGGTAATAGAATAGAGGCACTAACAGGGTAATGACTAGAATCTAGACATGGAAACCAGTAAGTTGCTAGGATCTAATGGTACAAGCTACAAAACCCATACATTACCACAATACAATGATTGTGCTGATGACACTGTTATATGATAAAGCATCTTACTAGACAATCATACCACTAGCTAACTGTTATTGCTAGTGCTCAAAAAAATGTGGGCACAAAGTTGCTagtttatactccctccgatcctaaattgttgtcgaaatattacatgtacctagacactttttaagaatagatacatccatatttgagcaaatttgagtcaagaatttaggatcagagggagtactttgttTCTGATGTAGACATAACCTATATACCCTATTAAGTTTCTAGGAACCTTCTGGTAATTTTCTAATTTGGGTGTTAATAATAAGTTCAATACTTCAGGCCAACTGAATGGTCTAAGCAGCCATGTTGAAAGTAAAATATACCTGATATGATATCCATGCTTCTTTCAGTCCATGAGTTGCTGCAACTATTGTCAGTTCAGCACATCTTTCCACTGAAACACGTTTCTGCGAGGTTAAAAAGGATAAGCAAAAATGCATaaaaaaacaaggatgggtgaAGGAGACTGAGAATACTTTTGACAGTTGGCAAGTAGTTGGTTGTAACATGTTAGGACATGAGCAGAATGTGAAATCGTAAGTGTAACACTGCTGGATTATGAGAACTTATTTGATTCTGCCATTGTTATGAGATAAAATGTGTGGATAACATATACTTATCTAACTTTAATTTGATCCGTAAAACAGGGCAATTGATTTTTTGCAACTTCTTACAGAAGATTTAGGAAGAAACACAGCATAGCACGCTGCACCTAACTAGCAAGGTGAGGATTTGGGTTGCCTTTGTCCAGTGAACCACTTGTTTttggcaaaaaagaaagaaaagaaaaatgaattctagtaaaaaaaaaaaggtaaccTCTGAAGAATGCCTTTGCGATGAAGAGGTTGCACCAGTAGATTGTGGTGTTTCAATTGGTCCAGGACAGATAACAGTGACCTTAATGCCTTTTGTACATAACTGCAGCATACAACATAGTAGATACATCACATAGAAGTATATAGCTtgagaaacatttttttttctgaaacaacTAACAAAACATAAAAGGGAACGACCAATTATCTATCAAGAGCTATCCAACTACAAAATTTAATTTATCACAAAATAcagatcatgtcactgataacAGGAAAAAGATTTATCTATGAATACATATCCATATCAGACATGGTTAACTCACATGTGTATAATTTAGCATGCCCAGATGGCCAGATGGAATTATGGCCATAACAGAAGTGACTAACAAGCATTATATAGATGGGACTATGATGCAAACTTAATGAGGTAACGATGCAATATTTAGTATAATTTAGCACGCCCGGATGGCCAGATGGGATTATGGCGATAACAGAAGTAATTAATGAACATGTGTATGGATGGGCTTATGATGCACACTTAATGAGGTAACTATGTAATAGTTAAGATAATTTAGCACGCCCAGATGGCCAGATGGGATTATGGAAATAACAGAAGTGATTAAGAAACATGTATATAGATGGGATTATGATGCAAACTTAATGAGGTAACGATGCAATATTTAATACCTCAGAACGCAGAGAGGTGAAGTAGCCGTTCAGAGCATGCTTGGAAGCAGAGTAAAGGGCCTGACCAGGCGTGGGGACCTTTCCGGCTGCACTGCTCATCTGTAAGAAAGCGAGTTCATTACACTAATAAACTAATAGAAACCATGGGACCGTAAGTTCCAATTGAGAAGCAAGATTTATTCCGACATACCACAACAAAATGACCcatccctctgtccaacattGAGGGTGCAAGAAGGCGAGTCAAAGTAATAGTTCCAAATACATTGACATTAAAAGTTGCCTGCCAAACAAGAAACAATTAGCACAAAGTTATATGGCACATAGAGATGTAAAGAATATTAAAGATGGTTCACATACCTTAAGACCATCCTCAGTTTCTTCCAGAGCGCCTCTTTTCTGCAATATAATTGATATACTTAGCAAGCAGAAACTGGTGGTGGTATAGCAAGATTAATAGATATTTAGGAAGATAGAACTACATCAGAAAATGTTTGGCGATATTTACTGGACGTTCAAAGGCTGCATTATGTATCATATAGTCAATGCCTGCACTTGAAAAGAGAGATTCCGCCGCATGTACAACTTCTTTCAGAGATTCTTCATCAGATGATAAATCCATGGGTAACACTTCAACTCTGCTTTCTGGATGCTTGCCTTCGCAGATTAAGAGAACAAGAAATGCAGGACATTCAAACTTCACCGAGAACTCAGATTGCCACTACCCTGCTAGCGGAAATTCTGAATATGCATACAGAGATTTTCCAAACTTACAGACAATGTTATGTTTCACTCTCTCAAGCTCCTCCTTGTTACGTGCAGATAGTATCAGCTTTGCTCCTAAGCTCGCAAACTGCATTGAAAGAACCTCCCCTGGCATTACAAGAAACCATTTATAGCTGGTTATGGTGGAACAGCATGCTAAATttagcaaaataaaaaatccacAGATTTTAGCAACAGGATGGTATCTACCAATtaaaatactctctccgacccatattacttgtcccagatttagtacaaagttgtactaaatcagtgacaagtaattccggccggagggagtaacatataTGAGATAATACAATGGAAAGTGAACATGTCTTGCTGAATTGACCATATAATaacaaaatgcaaaatatTGATAAACGGCCACTAAACCTTCAAAGTATTTTTAGTAGTGGCAGTGCACCAAATGCCAACATTTAGCGCCTTGTGAACATGGTTAGGGATTCTTGCTTATGTTCTCCATCTGGCTTAATAAACCATCCAAGTAGCATTAAAAAGGTGCTGCCGTTCTGCTTACATTCAGCGACTTAGCACTAGCAGGCACCGCAAGATCTAGAATGCCTTTCTTGTACTACCAGTCACTGATTAAGTGATTAACATATTTCCACTCATGCCGTCCCAAAGTGTAAGGTGTCTACAGATCCCAAGGTTTAAGTTTGACTAACGGTTATACTAATAAAATCTGGGCCATCTGCCGGAAAAAGTGATATCAATTGGTTCATACTGAAAAGCATTTTTCAGTGATATCACTTTCATGTCAGAtaaaacatattttattggtgtaattgttggtcaaacttAAATCTTGGAATGTGTGGGCCTCTTACATTTTGGAACAGGAGCATCAGTTGAGATACCCACAACCTCTCTATGGCCAATGTCATTGCAGAACTACAAAACATGTGAACACCAATGTTCTCAAAAGAAGGTAGTTGTATTACAAAATGTCAAAATAATAACCTAAACTCAGAAGATAAACACAAGCATGAGCATGGCATGGAAACACAGTACACATACAACCTTATAACATTTTTTAGATCGAAATTGTAACCGCCTTTTAATGATGAACAGCCCTACCTCCTTGATCAAttaacaaaaaggaaaaaattacAGTTTACTCAATTCATCCTCTGTTCCTCGTGAAAAGTCCTGTCTATAACTAGAGATATGCAAGCTATAGTACAGCTGTAAAATTACAAATAGGCAATTCTTCACTTTGTGACTGTCACCCCAGGCTAAGTAATACACCAAGTTTAGCAATGAGGACCTGCTCAGCTGCTCTGAGAACAAATTCAAGTACAACAGCTTCACAACCATGAATCATAAGTGCAACAAAGGGTGACAGTGACGCCATAAGAAGCCCAATTTAGTAAACCaaaatctttatttttcttgcaatGAAGTTCACCAGGTTCAGGAGATACAGAACAGCACTTACCAATCCCACGGCTCGCTCCCGTGATCCACACAACCTGAAAGACAACAAAGAAACGAAAAGGCAAACCAACGGAACTTAGATAATGAATACAAAGACATGAACCGCAAATCCAGAGCACAGAATTAAGTGATAACCCCACAACAACCTTCCCATCGACTTTCTCCCGCCGCGGTGAGCGACGCGATAGGAGCGTGAAATCCCCTGCGCGGAGCCAGTAACATGAGGGATTAGTTAGCCCCAATCTGCGGGAGAAAAGGGGAAACGAAGCACAAAGAGAAATAATTGGATGGAATAGGGCTAGGTTGGATTGGTCGTGGATGGGGGAGAAAATGAACATGCGGTCTTACCATCGGCCGTGGCGAACTTGAagaggaggccggcgccggcgccggcgaggagcgcggagaggagaaggaggagcatTCTCGGCTCTTCCGCGGCGCGTGTTGGCGGCTGTGAATCCTGTGTGCTATCTCTTTGGAGTCACTTGCGCTTGTCCCTCGCTACTCTTACACGAATTTTCAGAAATATAGCGAGTGATGAATTAACAGATTTTTCTAGGAGAATAAATAGCTGCTGTAATAAAAAAGGACGGTGTAGATatctcgttttttttttgttacgtGGTGTTTATTTTACATTTTAACTTTTAGCAATCCTTCATTTttaaatactccatccgtctcGAATtaaatgacgtggatttgtaccgcttatacaaatccacgtctaATTtgggccggagggagtataaaattaTCTACCTTTAttctaagtcaaatttctttaTCAGGTGGATCACTTGATCTGCTAATATCTAAAATTTATATTTGGCATGATGGATTTAGTAAATTATTTTAGAACTGCAGAGGTTGGTAGACTATTTGAAGTATAAAACTTTTCCAAACTTTAAGATTGATTTAGAACAAAGTTAGACCATTTAATATTTAGGAACCGAAGGATTAGTAAATAGATAATTTGTGATTTTCTTACATCTCTCATGGGAAGATGCCGAGGAAACTATAGACACTACATGTTATGATGAGGCGGACTCCTATGGTCAAATATATTAGCAGTAAATATTTAGGTTACGAATATCCAAATTGTCAAAATAATGTCGTGTGTTCCTTTCATTTTTATCTGATTATTCTGTGAAAAGGAAGGGGTCGATAGTTAATTTTATGATAGCACAATGATCCAAAGTAGTGCATCCTCTACTCTTCTTCCATTTTCCATTATCAACTCCACATGGAAGAAGTTGTCCGTTTCTCTTTAGATTTTGTCATTTCAGGTTCGTTGTAAAGATCGTTTAACACGAAGAATAATGATTTTCAAACTCAAACTTTTATGCAATAGTTTAAGTCTCAAGAAAATCCAAACGTTGTCTCGTCTCCCTTCTTGTTTTGAGCTTAAAAATATTCAAGCTATGCGATATGCATGGTAAGTTCAAAGGATTTTATTTCACCTAAACATCATACTCAAAGTAGCACAACCTAAATCCCGTCACATCCACTTCCGAACTCCCGTAACCGCATTTTTTGGTAAATAATGTCCATTTTGGACGACCAAATATATGTGCATTGGAAAGCCACAGATGTGAGTAACAACTTTCATGTTTTGACGTTTTCCATGCGAGTCCATATTTGCAGCCCTTGGTATCTCTCAGCCCAATCATGTTGTGTTGAATGCAGCTATTCACCTGAACGATTTCATGGTGATGGGTAATGAAAACAACCCACTTGACCCTATCTTGGAGCAGATGAATGAACATCCACATATGGATGAGCTCATGGACCTAGGAAATGATGCAGCCAATCAGAATGTTCTTGTTCCTATGCTTGTTAATGTTGTGGCAAATATGTTCATTGGATATGTCTTTACCCCACACTTTACTCATCATGTCCAAGATTTCCCTGCACTGATGAACTGTGATATTGATCAGCCATTGATGGAGAAATTGCACATCTCAAATGAGGGGACTGAAATCTGGCAGAAGTTCTTCAGACCCACTCAGAGGCAACAGGCAACAGTGACCATTCCTGGTCCTTGGATTGACTATTTCACTGCTCTGCTCACTTCACCAGAGCACTTTGCCTGGGCCAAGAAAATCCTTCTTTCCAGCATCTCAAATGAGGGGACTGGGCCAACTCTGATTTCTCCAGAAACTTCATGATCCCTTCTGTCTGCCCATCTCAAATGGCACCCACTTGCAAATTAGCATCCAGAGCTAATGAGATCACCAATGGCTTCCTCAATCCTCAGGCTAACAGGCTCATGGCACCTCCAACTCTCAATGCTACCACATCTGCCTTGAAGGCCAAGAAAGCTAGAAGACCACCACTGGTTGTGACTGAAGTCAGGAGGGGCCCCAGAATTAGTCAGAAGTAAGGTGGATGTAAGCACAAATCATGCATTGATAGGCACTGCGTTGCCTACTCTGCTAAGGCACCTGAGATTTCAAAAAAGGTAATTCGTAGCCTCAGTGAGAGGTTTGGCTTTGTGGCTGACAGCAAGACTGCTCCTACTGCTGCCCccaggaagaagaacaagaacaggTTCCTGATGCTGCACAACccaagaagcagaagaaatAATGAGGGTAGACTCC carries:
- the LOC100838520 gene encoding dehydrogenase/reductase SDR family member 7; translated protein: MLLLLLSALLAGAGAGLLFKFATADGDFTLLSRRSPRREKVDGKVVWITGASRGIGEVLSMQFASLGAKLILSARNKEELERVKHNIVCKHPESRVEVLPMDLSSDEESLKEVVHAAESLFSSAGIDYMIHNAAFERPKRGALEETEDGLKATFNVNVFGTITLTRLLAPSMLDRGMGHFVVMSSAAGKVPTPGQALYSASKHALNGYFTSLRSELCTKGIKVTVICPGPIETPQSTGATSSSQRHSSEKRVSVERCAELTIVAATHGLKEAWISYQPVLAVMYLVQYMPTIGYWLMDKIGAKRVDAAAKKGNAYSLNLLFGGKKSA